A genomic segment from Rahnella aceris encodes:
- the mglC gene encoding galactose/methyl galactoside ABC transporter permease MglC, producing MKALNKKSVLTYLKEGGIYVVLLVLLAIIIIQDPSFLSLVNLSNILTQSSVRVIIALGVAGLIVTQGTDLSAGRQVGLAAVVAATMLQAMDNVNKVFPNLEVVPIPLVILTVCIVGALIGLLNGIIIAYLNVTPFITTLGTMIIVYGINSLYYDYVGSSPVAGFDPGFSQFAQGFIHLGGLKLSYITFYALIAIAFVWVLWNKTRFGKNIFAIGGNPEAAKVSGVNVPLNLIMIYALSGVFYAFGGLLEAGRIGSATNNLGFMYELDAIAACVVGGVSFAGGVGSVAGVVTGVLIFTVINYGLTYIGVNPYWQYIIKGSIIIFAVALDSLKYAKKK from the coding sequence ATGAAAGCATTAAATAAGAAAAGTGTGCTCACTTATTTAAAAGAGGGCGGGATTTATGTGGTCCTGCTGGTCTTACTGGCCATTATTATCATCCAGGATCCGAGCTTCCTCAGTCTCGTCAACTTAAGTAACATTCTGACTCAGTCATCTGTGCGCGTTATTATCGCACTGGGCGTGGCAGGGCTTATCGTCACCCAGGGTACTGACCTGTCAGCCGGGCGTCAGGTCGGGTTAGCAGCGGTTGTTGCGGCCACCATGTTGCAGGCGATGGACAACGTCAACAAAGTATTCCCGAATCTGGAAGTGGTGCCCATTCCGCTGGTTATTCTGACCGTGTGTATTGTTGGTGCATTAATTGGTTTGCTGAACGGTATTATTATCGCTTACCTGAACGTAACGCCGTTTATTACCACGCTGGGCACGATGATTATCGTCTACGGGATTAACTCCCTGTATTACGATTATGTTGGTTCTTCACCGGTCGCAGGCTTTGACCCGGGCTTCTCCCAGTTTGCACAAGGCTTTATCCATTTAGGTGGTCTGAAGCTTTCCTACATTACGTTCTACGCGCTGATTGCGATCGCCTTTGTCTGGGTGTTGTGGAACAAAACCCGCTTCGGTAAAAACATCTTTGCTATCGGTGGTAACCCTGAAGCCGCGAAAGTTTCCGGCGTTAACGTCCCGTTAAACCTGATTATGATTTATGCATTGTCTGGTGTGTTCTACGCGTTCGGCGGTTTGCTCGAAGCGGGGCGTATCGGCAGTGCGACCAACAACCTCGGCTTTATGTATGAACTCGATGCCATCGCAGCCTGTGTGGTCGGCGGCGTGTCATTCGCCGGTGGTGTGGGTTCTGTGGCAGGGGTGGTGACAGGGGTGCTGATTTTCACCGTCATCAACTACGGCCTGACCTACATCGGCGTGAACCCTTACTGGCAGTACATTATCAAGGGCAGCATCATCATCTTTGCGGTGGCGCTGGACTCTTTGAAATACGCCAAGAAGAAATAA
- the cdd gene encoding cytidine deaminase yields MHARFHTAFAALPENLSSALEPFLRHDDFPAMLTAADVAQIKQATGLDDDALAFALLPLAAACSVTPISHFNVGAVARGISGNLYFGANMEFAGAPMQQTVHAEQSAVTHAWLRGETRLASITVNYTPCGHCRQFMNELTSGTALDIHLPDRDVATLGDYLPHSFGPKDLDITTLLMDQVNHGYTLESTDSLALMALDACNQSHAPYSKSHSGVALETHNGKQFGGRYAENAAFNPSLPPLQAALILLNMSGEDCLKVRRAVLVEQKDALITQNDATRATLKALGCKDITTLTC; encoded by the coding sequence ATGCACGCACGTTTTCACACCGCCTTTGCGGCACTCCCTGAAAATTTATCCTCCGCGCTTGAGCCGTTTTTGCGTCATGATGACTTCCCGGCAATGCTCACTGCGGCTGATGTTGCGCAGATAAAACAGGCGACCGGACTGGACGATGACGCGCTGGCATTTGCCCTGCTGCCTCTGGCCGCAGCCTGTTCCGTTACGCCTATCTCTCATTTCAATGTCGGTGCGGTTGCACGCGGAATTTCAGGCAATTTGTATTTCGGTGCCAACATGGAATTCGCCGGTGCGCCGATGCAACAAACGGTTCACGCTGAGCAATCCGCAGTCACGCACGCCTGGCTGCGTGGTGAAACCCGTCTGGCCTCCATCACCGTGAATTACACCCCTTGCGGGCATTGTCGTCAGTTTATGAATGAGCTGACCAGCGGCACAGCGCTGGATATCCATCTGCCCGATCGTGATGTAGCAACACTTGGCGATTATCTGCCGCACTCCTTCGGCCCAAAGGATCTGGACATCACCACCCTGCTGATGGACCAAGTGAATCACGGTTACACACTGGAAAGCACCGACTCCCTGGCACTCATGGCACTGGATGCCTGCAATCAAAGTCATGCGCCTTACAGTAAGTCGCACAGTGGTGTGGCGCTGGAAACTCATAACGGCAAACAGTTCGGTGGCCGTTACGCCGAAAACGCCGCATTCAATCCGAGCCTGCCTCCTTTGCAGGCCGCGTTAATCCTGCTGAATATGTCAGGTGAAGATTGCCTGAAAGTGCGCCGTGCAGTACTGGTCGAGCAAAAAGATGCGTTGATCACGCAAAACGATGCCACGCGTGCCACGTTAAAAGCACTGGGCTGCAAAGATATCACCACGCTGACCTGCTGA
- the mglB gene encoding galactose/glucose ABC transporter substrate-binding protein MglB: protein MNKKVFTLATLAASMMFGFAAHAADTKIGVTIYKYDDNFMSEVRKAIEKDAKATPDVQLLMNDSQNSQSTQNDQVDVMLAKGVKALAINLVDPAAAPVIIEKARGAGIPVVFYNKEPSRKDLDSYDKAYYVGTDSKESGVIQGELIAKHWKANPAWDLNKDGVIQYVLIKGEPGHPDAEARTKYVISTLNGKEGLKTQQLQLDTAMWDTAQAKDKMDAWLSGPNANKIEVVIANNDAMAMGAVEALKSHNKTSIPVFGVDALSEALALVKSGAMAGTVLNDANNQAKATFDLARNLADGKPAAEGTNWKIENKVVRIPYVAVDKDNLSSFVK from the coding sequence ATGAATAAGAAGGTCTTCACCCTGGCGACTCTGGCTGCAAGCATGATGTTTGGTTTTGCCGCACATGCTGCTGATACTAAAATCGGTGTCACCATCTACAAATATGACGACAACTTCATGTCCGAAGTTCGTAAAGCCATTGAGAAAGATGCGAAAGCCACTCCAGATGTGCAACTGCTGATGAATGACTCGCAAAACAGCCAGTCTACCCAGAACGACCAGGTTGACGTTATGCTGGCGAAGGGTGTTAAAGCGTTGGCCATTAACCTGGTTGACCCGGCTGCTGCCCCGGTCATCATTGAAAAAGCCCGCGGTGCTGGCATTCCTGTCGTTTTCTATAACAAAGAACCTTCCCGTAAAGATTTAGACAGCTACGACAAAGCCTATTATGTCGGGACTGATTCTAAAGAATCCGGCGTGATCCAGGGTGAGCTGATTGCTAAACACTGGAAAGCTAACCCGGCCTGGGATCTGAACAAAGACGGCGTGATTCAATACGTGCTGATCAAAGGCGAGCCGGGCCATCCGGATGCTGAAGCGCGTACTAAGTACGTCATCAGCACCCTGAATGGCAAAGAAGGCCTGAAAACTCAACAACTGCAGCTTGATACCGCCATGTGGGATACCGCACAGGCGAAAGACAAGATGGATGCGTGGTTATCCGGTCCTAACGCTAACAAAATCGAAGTGGTTATCGCCAACAACGATGCGATGGCAATGGGTGCTGTAGAAGCGCTGAAATCTCATAACAAAACCAGCATTCCGGTATTTGGTGTGGATGCCCTGTCAGAAGCGCTGGCACTGGTGAAATCTGGCGCAATGGCCGGTACCGTGTTGAACGATGCAAACAACCAGGCGAAAGCCACGTTTGATCTGGCGAGAAATCTGGCTGACGGTAAACCAGCGGCCGAAGGGACTAACTGGAAAATCGAAAACAAAGTCGTGCGTATTCCTTACGTCGCTGTGGATAAAGACAACCTGTCTTCCTTCGTGAAATAA
- the sanA gene encoding outer membrane permeability protein SanA, whose translation MIKRLIAGVFGIIILMLAVAIGLDQWISLRTQPYIYDEVQTLPHRQVGVVLGTAKYYRTGVINQYYLYRIQGAINAYNSGKVKYLLLSGDNAQQSYNEPSTMRRDLIAAGIPASDIVLDYAGFRTLDSIVRTRKVFDTNDFIIITQRFHCERALFIALHMGIQAQCFAVPSPKNMLSVRSREIFARLGALTDLYLLKREPRFLGPLIPIPAVHTIPDDAQGYPAVTPEQLLALQQQLEAEKKAAIAKAAADKAAADKAAAEKAAADEAARVKAEQEANDAAQDETEDAAPAPQPEPPKPVGRNPFQQ comes from the coding sequence ATGATTAAGCGACTTATAGCTGGCGTTTTCGGCATCATTATTCTGATGCTGGCTGTCGCTATTGGGCTTGATCAGTGGATAAGCTTACGTACCCAGCCCTACATTTATGACGAAGTACAAACCCTGCCGCACCGTCAGGTCGGCGTGGTGCTCGGAACAGCGAAGTATTACCGCACCGGCGTCATTAATCAGTATTACCTGTACCGGATTCAGGGCGCGATTAATGCCTACAACAGCGGCAAGGTAAAATATCTGCTGCTGAGCGGTGACAATGCACAGCAAAGTTATAACGAGCCGAGCACCATGCGCCGCGATCTGATTGCCGCCGGTATTCCCGCCAGCGATATCGTGCTCGACTACGCCGGATTCCGTACGCTCGACTCCATCGTGCGTACCCGTAAAGTCTTCGACACTAACGATTTCATCATTATCACCCAGCGTTTCCACTGCGAACGCGCGCTGTTTATCGCGCTGCACATGGGCATTCAGGCACAATGTTTCGCCGTACCATCGCCAAAAAATATGCTCAGCGTGCGCAGCCGCGAGATCTTCGCCCGCCTCGGCGCGCTGACGGATTTGTATCTGCTTAAACGCGAACCCCGCTTCCTTGGCCCGCTAATCCCTATTCCTGCGGTACACACCATTCCGGACGATGCCCAGGGCTACCCGGCGGTAACACCGGAACAACTGCTGGCATTACAACAGCAACTTGAAGCCGAGAAGAAAGCCGCTATCGCCAAAGCCGCGGCAGATAAGGCAGCAGCGGATAAAGCTGCTGCGGAAAAAGCGGCCGCAGACGAAGCGGCCAGAGTCAAAGCGGAGCAGGAAGCCAATGACGCCGCTCAGGATGAAACCGAGGATGCCGCACCGGCACCGCAACCTGAACCACCGAAACCGGTGGGCAGAAATCCTTTCCAGCAGTAA
- a CDS encoding NAD-dependent malic enzyme — translation MELEYESKRPLYIPHAGPILLEFPLLNKGSAFTEEERSNFNLHGLLPEAVETIEEQADRAYRQFQNFKTDIDKHIYLRNIQDTNETLFYRLLDNHLSEMMPVIYTPTVGEACEHFSDIYRRARGLFISYPNRAHIDDMLQNATKQHVKVVVVTDGERILGLGDQGIGGMGIPIGKLSLYTACGGISPAYTLPVVLDAGTNNPQLLNDPLYMGWRHPRITGEEYEAFVDQFIQAVKIRWPNVLLQFEDFAQKNAMPILERYRDELCCFNDDIQGTASVALGSLIAASKAAGGKLSDQTVAFLGAGSAGCGIAEQIVAQMKSEGLSEEEARAKVFMVDRFGLLTDKLPNLLDFQSKLVQKSSALASWGMESDSVSLLDVVRNARPTVLIGVSGQPGLFTEEIIREMHKHCARPVVMPLSNPTSRVEATPADILNWTDGAALVATGSPFAPVSHKGKLYPIAQCNNSFIFPGIGLGVIASGATRVTDGMLMAASRTLAECSPLATEGTGSLLPDVDDIQGVSKCIAMAVGKAAQLQGVAMVTSEDSLSKAIEHNFWAPQYRSYKRTSF, via the coding sequence ATGGAACTTGAATACGAAAGTAAACGCCCCCTGTACATTCCCCACGCTGGCCCGATCCTGTTAGAGTTTCCGTTACTGAATAAAGGCAGCGCTTTTACTGAAGAAGAGCGCAGCAACTTTAACCTTCACGGTTTACTGCCGGAAGCGGTGGAAACCATCGAAGAACAGGCTGACCGTGCCTACCGCCAGTTTCAGAATTTCAAAACCGACATCGATAAACACATCTATTTGAGAAACATTCAGGACACCAATGAGACACTGTTCTACCGTCTGCTGGACAACCATCTCAGCGAAATGATGCCGGTGATTTATACCCCGACCGTCGGCGAGGCCTGCGAACACTTTTCCGATATCTACCGCCGCGCCCGTGGCCTGTTCATCTCTTATCCCAACCGCGCCCACATCGATGACATGTTGCAGAACGCCACCAAACAACACGTAAAAGTGGTGGTGGTGACTGACGGCGAACGCATTCTCGGCCTGGGCGACCAGGGCATCGGCGGCATGGGCATTCCGATCGGTAAGCTTTCCCTGTATACCGCCTGTGGTGGCATCAGCCCGGCGTATACCTTGCCGGTGGTTCTGGACGCCGGCACCAACAATCCGCAGTTACTCAACGACCCGCTGTACATGGGCTGGCGTCATCCGCGCATTACGGGTGAAGAATATGAAGCGTTCGTTGATCAGTTCATTCAGGCCGTAAAAATCCGCTGGCCAAACGTGCTGCTGCAGTTTGAAGATTTCGCGCAGAAGAATGCCATGCCGATCCTCGAACGCTACCGTGATGAACTGTGCTGCTTTAACGACGATATTCAGGGCACAGCGTCCGTGGCGCTGGGTAGCCTGATTGCCGCCAGTAAAGCCGCCGGGGGCAAACTGAGCGATCAGACAGTCGCCTTCCTCGGTGCCGGTTCTGCCGGTTGTGGTATCGCAGAACAAATCGTTGCGCAGATGAAATCTGAAGGTCTGAGTGAAGAAGAAGCCCGCGCCAAAGTCTTTATGGTCGACCGCTTTGGTTTGCTCACCGATAAACTGCCTAACCTGCTGGATTTCCAGAGCAAACTGGTGCAGAAAAGCAGCGCACTGGCCAGCTGGGGCATGGAAAGCGACAGCGTTTCCCTGCTGGATGTGGTGCGTAACGCCAGGCCAACCGTGCTGATCGGCGTTTCCGGCCAGCCGGGGCTGTTCACCGAAGAAATTATCCGCGAAATGCACAAACACTGTGCACGTCCGGTGGTGATGCCCCTGAGCAATCCGACGTCCCGCGTGGAAGCCACACCTGCCGATATCCTGAACTGGACAGACGGCGCCGCGCTGGTCGCCACCGGCAGCCCGTTTGCACCGGTGAGCCACAAAGGCAAGCTCTACCCTATCGCACAGTGCAACAACTCCTTCATCTTCCCGGGGATCGGGCTGGGTGTGATTGCCTCGGGCGCCACCCGCGTTACCGACGGGATGCTGATGGCCGCCAGCAGAACACTGGCAGAGTGTTCGCCGCTGGCCACAGAAGGCACAGGCTCGCTGCTGCCGGACGTTGACGATATTCAGGGCGTGTCTAAATGCATCGCGATGGCCGTCGGTAAGGCCGCGCAGTTGCAGGGCGTGGCGATGGTAACGTCAGAAGATTCTCTGTCGAAAGCCATTGAGCACAACTTCTGGGCACCGCAGTACCGAAGTTATAAGCGCACGTCTTTCTGA
- the mglA gene encoding galactose/methyl galactoside ABC transporter ATP-binding protein MglA, whose translation MADNTLSDTTSKPDEFLLEMSGINKSFPGVRALDNVNLKVRPHSIHALMGENGAGKSTLLKCLFGIYSKDSGTILFQGQEVNFKSSKEALEQGVSMVHQELNLVLQRTVMDNMWLGRYPTKGLFVDQDKMYKDTKAIFDELDIDIDPRDKVGKLSVSQMQMIEIAKAFSYNAKIVIMDEPTSSLTEKEVNHLFTIIRKLKDRGCGIVYISHKMEEIFQLCDEITILRDGQWIITQPLEGLDMDKIISMMVGRSLSQRFPDRQNVPGEVILEVRNLTSLRQPSIRDISFDLHKGEILGIAGLVGAKRTDIVETLFGIREKVAGTIKLHGKKINNHSANEAINHGFALVTEERRSTGIYAYLDIGFNSLISNIRQYKNKAGLLDTARMKSDTQWVIDSMRVKTPGHKTSIGSLSGGNQQKVIIGRWLLTNPEILMLDEPTRGIDVGAKFEIYQLITELAKKEKGIIIISSEMPELLGITDRILVMSNGQVAGIVETKNTSQNEILRLASLHL comes from the coding sequence ATGGCCGATAATACGTTATCTGACACAACATCAAAACCGGACGAATTCCTTCTGGAAATGAGTGGCATCAATAAATCATTTCCTGGCGTCAGGGCGTTAGATAATGTGAATTTAAAAGTGCGTCCTCATTCTATTCACGCCCTGATGGGTGAAAATGGCGCCGGTAAATCCACATTATTAAAATGCCTTTTCGGGATATACAGCAAAGATTCCGGTACCATTCTTTTTCAGGGACAGGAAGTTAATTTTAAAAGTTCGAAAGAAGCGCTGGAACAAGGCGTGTCGATGGTCCATCAGGAATTAAACCTGGTGTTGCAACGTACGGTCATGGACAACATGTGGCTGGGACGTTATCCGACCAAAGGACTATTTGTCGATCAGGACAAAATGTACAAAGACACCAAGGCGATTTTCGACGAACTGGATATTGATATCGACCCGCGCGACAAGGTCGGTAAGTTGTCCGTTTCGCAGATGCAGATGATCGAAATCGCTAAGGCGTTTTCCTACAATGCAAAAATCGTCATTATGGACGAACCGACGTCCTCGCTGACGGAAAAGGAAGTGAACCATCTGTTCACCATCATCCGTAAGCTGAAAGATCGTGGCTGCGGCATTGTGTATATCTCGCATAAGATGGAAGAAATCTTCCAGCTGTGCGATGAGATAACCATTCTGCGCGACGGTCAGTGGATTATTACTCAGCCGCTGGAAGGCCTGGACATGGATAAAATCATTTCCATGATGGTCGGCCGCTCACTGAGCCAGCGTTTCCCTGACCGCCAGAACGTACCGGGTGAAGTTATCCTCGAAGTCCGTAATCTGACCTCGCTGCGCCAGCCTTCCATTCGTGATATTTCCTTTGATTTACACAAAGGGGAAATCCTCGGAATTGCCGGTTTAGTCGGTGCAAAACGTACAGATATCGTCGAGACGTTATTTGGTATCCGCGAGAAAGTCGCCGGAACCATTAAATTACACGGCAAAAAAATTAATAATCACAGTGCCAATGAAGCCATTAACCATGGTTTTGCACTGGTGACGGAAGAACGTCGTTCCACCGGTATTTATGCATATCTGGACATCGGCTTTAACTCGCTGATTTCTAATATTCGTCAATATAAAAATAAAGCCGGTTTACTCGACACTGCCCGGATGAAAAGCGATACCCAATGGGTTATCGATTCCATGCGGGTGAAAACGCCGGGACATAAAACCAGCATTGGTTCATTGTCAGGCGGTAATCAGCAAAAAGTTATTATCGGGCGCTGGTTATTAACCAACCCTGAGATATTAATGCTGGACGAACCGACGCGCGGCATTGATGTTGGCGCTAAGTTTGAAATTTACCAGTTAATCACCGAGTTGGCGAAAAAAGAGAAGGGGATCATTATTATCTCCTCTGAAATGCCGGAGTTGCTGGGTATTACTGACAGAATATTGGTTATGAGTAATGGACAGGTTGCAGGTATTGTTGAAACTAAAAATACCTCGCAGAACGAAATATTACGCCTGGCTTCCTTGCATCTCTAA